One part of the Sorangiineae bacterium MSr11954 genome encodes these proteins:
- a CDS encoding CehA/McbA family metallohydrolase: MRMRHRWVAALVLSTAAGAVSLAACRGASPPKTERIDARVTTLDMAPTAPRAYARRGDLILHGSSGTSLTVAAAPDLPGHRPLRGAIVDVGIDGAKGSDPLLWWRAGWVDAGQKLHPLVASAVSASRCAEPGIGQEGVRIEGDVDGVHLATDLCALADGRYRVRTVATGLPPNAVLADDLNTGIVDVAIDQLGAEWEGDSATRFLVLSGYGIGVAIEAPAMRARSKRIRIAGEIFPAPIAVLYEGAEATRTVHVVRGDAFDALAALPFSTRKAAVGLADGRGGHLALCNAAGQALVKGVLPPGPARTVRLPEGLGESFRVRDAHGVPAPERVPVSASSGEPGGPRLVAVPSGQLDLRFTDGRGGPIAAHVLLRGLAGTPDPAPEMEKSGRAYPGGRSVYLLDGAATVHLAPGRYAVTATHGPMHAVSRREVDIAAGGVQSISDSLAAVIDTHEWTTADFHLHAAPSPDSSVSLEARLASLVSEGIDLAVATDHNHVTDYEPLARELKLSQLATVRGDEITSAGSRLWGHFNAFPLPAPTRAAEEAVPPYYDIPPAELFARARDAGARVVQVNHARMPPQIGYFDLTHLDPATGAADPEFADDFDALEAYNGLWIETPEKVREGARDLVALARRGRRPIATGNSDSHRLLYEEAGYPRTFVHTPAGSPSDRAARAIEALRSGDTTVSSGPLVTLTVDGKWPGSVVRPRSAAGSKPSAAGKGEVLAHVRVLAPAWVPVETVEIWVNDDIAARFEAGPARDGVRFERDVPLKVDADAAILAWAEARTPLGDVLPNPDARAIGFTGLVYVDADGDGRVKVPPRNSSPLSR; the protein is encoded by the coding sequence ATGCGCATGCGCCACCGGTGGGTCGCCGCTCTCGTTCTGTCCACGGCCGCAGGAGCCGTTTCGCTGGCCGCGTGCCGCGGAGCGAGCCCGCCCAAAACGGAGCGCATCGATGCGCGGGTCACCACCTTGGACATGGCGCCCACCGCCCCCCGCGCCTATGCGCGGCGCGGTGATTTGATTTTGCACGGGAGCTCGGGCACCTCGCTGACCGTGGCGGCGGCCCCGGATCTGCCGGGGCATCGCCCGCTGCGCGGGGCCATCGTCGATGTGGGCATCGACGGCGCGAAGGGCTCCGATCCGCTGCTCTGGTGGCGCGCGGGGTGGGTCGACGCCGGGCAGAAGCTGCACCCGCTCGTGGCCAGCGCCGTGAGCGCATCGCGGTGCGCGGAGCCGGGCATCGGCCAGGAGGGCGTGCGCATCGAGGGGGACGTGGATGGGGTTCACCTCGCGACCGATCTTTGCGCGCTCGCCGATGGACGCTATCGGGTGCGAACGGTGGCCACGGGGCTCCCGCCCAACGCGGTGCTGGCCGACGATTTGAACACCGGGATCGTGGACGTGGCCATCGATCAGCTGGGCGCCGAGTGGGAGGGCGACAGCGCCACCCGGTTCTTGGTGCTGAGCGGCTACGGCATCGGGGTGGCCATCGAGGCGCCTGCGATGCGCGCGCGCAGCAAGCGGATCCGCATCGCGGGCGAGATTTTTCCGGCGCCCATCGCGGTGCTCTACGAGGGGGCCGAGGCGACGCGCACCGTGCACGTGGTGCGCGGCGATGCGTTCGATGCGCTCGCGGCCCTTCCCTTCTCCACCCGCAAAGCGGCGGTCGGCCTCGCCGATGGGCGCGGCGGGCACCTCGCGCTGTGCAATGCGGCCGGGCAGGCGCTGGTGAAGGGCGTTCTTCCGCCAGGGCCTGCGCGCACCGTGCGGCTGCCCGAGGGGCTCGGCGAGTCGTTTCGGGTGCGCGATGCCCATGGCGTGCCCGCCCCGGAGCGGGTGCCGGTCTCGGCCTCCTCGGGTGAGCCCGGCGGACCGAGGTTGGTCGCGGTCCCGTCGGGCCAGCTCGATTTGCGGTTCACGGACGGACGCGGCGGGCCCATCGCCGCCCACGTTCTCCTTCGCGGCCTCGCGGGCACGCCCGATCCGGCGCCCGAGATGGAGAAATCGGGGCGCGCGTACCCGGGCGGCCGCTCGGTGTACCTCCTCGACGGCGCGGCGACCGTGCATCTGGCGCCCGGGCGGTATGCGGTCACGGCGACCCATGGACCGATGCACGCGGTCTCGCGCCGCGAGGTCGATATCGCCGCGGGCGGGGTGCAATCCATTTCGGACTCCTTGGCGGCCGTGATCGATACCCACGAGTGGACGACGGCCGATTTTCATTTGCACGCCGCGCCGAGCCCGGACTCGTCGGTGTCGCTGGAGGCGCGATTGGCGAGCTTGGTCTCGGAGGGGATCGATTTGGCGGTGGCCACCGATCACAATCACGTCACCGACTACGAGCCTCTTGCGCGCGAGCTGAAATTGTCGCAGCTGGCCACGGTGCGCGGGGATGAAATCACCTCGGCCGGATCGCGCTTATGGGGTCATTTCAACGCCTTTCCGCTGCCGGCGCCGACCCGCGCGGCCGAGGAGGCCGTGCCTCCCTATTACGATATCCCGCCGGCCGAGCTCTTCGCCCGTGCGCGCGACGCGGGCGCGCGCGTGGTGCAGGTCAATCACGCGCGCATGCCGCCGCAAATCGGCTATTTCGATTTGACGCACCTCGATCCCGCCACCGGCGCCGCCGATCCCGAGTTCGCCGACGACTTCGACGCGCTCGAGGCCTACAACGGGCTCTGGATCGAGACCCCGGAGAAGGTGCGGGAGGGCGCGCGCGATCTGGTCGCCCTCGCGCGGCGCGGGAGGAGGCCCATCGCCACCGGCAACAGCGACTCGCACCGGCTTTTGTACGAGGAGGCGGGCTATCCTCGGACCTTCGTGCACACACCCGCGGGCTCCCCGAGCGACCGCGCCGCGCGCGCCATCGAAGCGCTGCGATCGGGCGATACCACCGTGAGCTCCGGGCCGCTGGTGACCCTCACCGTGGACGGCAAGTGGCCCGGCTCGGTGGTGCGGCCGCGGAGCGCGGCGGGCAGCAAGCCTTCTGCGGCGGGCAAGGGCGAGGTGCTCGCGCACGTGCGGGTGCTCGCGCCGGCGTGGGTGCCGGTGGAGACCGTCGAGATCTGGGTGAACGACGACATCGCCGCGCGCTTCGAGGCGGGGCCCGCGCGCGATGGCGTGCGCTTCGAGCGCGACGTGCCGTTGAAGGTCGATGCCGACGCGGCGATCTTGGCGTGGGCCGAGGCCCGCACGCCGCTCGGTGACGTGCTCCCCAACCCCGACGCGCGCGCCATTGGCTTCACGGGGCTCGTCTACGTGGATGCCGACGGCGATGGTCGAGTCAAGGTACCGCCGCGCAATAGCTCGCCGCTCTCGCGATAG
- a CDS encoding serine/threonine protein kinase gives MAMQVPIEPFPEGTVLLGKYRVERLLGRGGMGMVVAALNVDLDQRVALKFVNAESLHREALALRFVREARAASKLRSEHVAKVIDVGKLETGLPYMVLELLEGCDLRAVVAERGALPVPVAVDFVLQAIDAVAEAHQLGIVHRDLKPANLFLAQRGDGERIIKLLDFGISKVQEGLDESGEREATLTSTTAFLGSPAYASPEQCRSPKDVDGRTDIWSLGAILYELLTGRRPFDARSQAELLAAVFLLEPLPIRVAMPQVPAELEAAIFRCLRKNPAERFASAAELAVAIAPFGSGQWNRCMDRAVRLAGYTVPPPGLPAQGAVAPAYAAGTVTGVHAKRVATSVIIAVLVGVLAAVAVAGGAVLWAVRRHEAKEVAPAAVVSLSAPASSVSAPVREVPSAAEARSAAPSASAAPSASAAPSAGAAPSASAAPEPKREAPRPPPRDRKKSLLETRQ, from the coding sequence ATGGCCATGCAAGTCCCCATCGAGCCGTTTCCGGAAGGCACCGTCCTTCTCGGAAAATATCGGGTCGAGCGGCTTCTCGGCCGCGGCGGGATGGGCATGGTGGTGGCCGCGCTCAACGTCGACCTCGACCAGCGGGTCGCCCTCAAGTTCGTGAACGCCGAGTCCCTCCACCGCGAGGCGCTGGCCCTCCGCTTCGTGCGCGAGGCGCGCGCCGCCAGCAAGCTGCGAAGCGAGCACGTGGCCAAGGTGATCGACGTGGGCAAGCTCGAGACCGGGCTGCCCTACATGGTCCTGGAGCTGCTCGAGGGGTGCGATCTGCGCGCGGTGGTGGCCGAGCGAGGCGCCCTGCCGGTCCCGGTGGCGGTCGACTTCGTGCTGCAAGCCATCGACGCGGTGGCGGAGGCGCACCAGCTGGGCATCGTTCACCGCGACTTGAAGCCGGCGAACCTGTTTCTCGCGCAACGCGGGGACGGCGAGCGGATCATCAAGCTGCTCGACTTTGGGATCTCCAAAGTGCAAGAAGGATTGGACGAGTCGGGCGAGCGGGAGGCGACGCTCACGTCCACCACGGCTTTTCTGGGCTCCCCGGCCTATGCATCGCCCGAGCAGTGCCGCTCACCCAAAGACGTGGATGGCCGGACGGACATCTGGTCGCTGGGCGCCATCCTGTACGAGCTCTTGACCGGGCGAAGACCCTTCGATGCGCGCTCGCAGGCCGAGCTGCTCGCCGCCGTTTTTCTGCTCGAGCCGCTCCCGATCCGGGTGGCCATGCCGCAGGTGCCGGCCGAGCTGGAGGCGGCCATCTTTCGTTGCTTGCGCAAGAATCCCGCCGAGCGCTTTGCGAGCGCGGCCGAGCTGGCGGTGGCGATCGCGCCCTTTGGCTCGGGGCAATGGAACCGCTGCATGGACCGGGCCGTTCGTCTGGCCGGGTATACGGTGCCGCCGCCGGGGCTGCCGGCCCAAGGGGCGGTGGCGCCAGCGTATGCCGCGGGCACGGTGACGGGGGTGCACGCGAAGCGTGTGGCGACCTCGGTCATCATCGCCGTTCTGGTGGGCGTGCTTGCGGCGGTCGCGGTCGCGGGCGGGGCGGTGTTGTGGGCGGTGCGGAGGCATGAGGCGAAGGAGGTCGCGCCGGCGGCCGTGGTTTCGTTGTCGGCGCCGGCATCCTCGGTGTCTGCACCGGTACGCGAGGTGCCGTCGGCGGCAGAAGCGCGAAGTGCTGCGCCATCGGCGAGCGCCGCGCCATCGGCGAGCGCCGCGCCATCGGCGGGCGCCGCGCCATCGGCGAGCGCCGCGCCCGAGCCGAAACGGGAAGCCCCGCGCCCCCCGCCGCGCGATCGCAAAAAGAGCCTGCTCGAAACGCGTCAGTAG